The following proteins come from a genomic window of Loxodonta africana isolate mLoxAfr1 chromosome 19, mLoxAfr1.hap2, whole genome shotgun sequence:
- the LOC100677744 gene encoding arylamine N-acetyltransferase 1-like yields MVIDFLPFRGESKKQSSVLFQGIMDIEAYFERIGYTDTGRKLDLETLTDILQHQIRAIPFENLNMHCGKAVEFDLEAVFDQIVRRKRGGWCLQVNHLLYWALTTMGFETTMLGGYVYITPVDEYSSNMVHLLLQVTIDGRNYIVDAGFGCSYQMWQPVELISGKDQPQTPGIFSLREEGAIWYLDQIRREQYIPNQEFLNSNLLDKHKYRKIYSFTLKPRSIEDFESVNTYLQTSPTSMFTGVSLCSLQTPEGVYCLVGFTLTSQRFNYKDNMDLVEFKDLNENEVEETLKNLFNISLEGKLAPKHGDWLFTI; encoded by the coding sequence GGGATCATGGACATTGAAGCATATTTTGAAAGAATTGGGTATACAGACACTGGGAGGAAATTGGACTTGGAAACATTAACTGACATCCTTCAACACCAGATCCGAGCCATTCCCTTCGAGAACCTTAATATGCACTGTGGAAAAGCCGTGGAGTTCGACTTAGAGGCCGTTTTTGATCAAATTGTGAGGAGGAAGCGAGGTGGGTGGTGTCTCCAGGTCAACCACCTCCTGTACTGGGctctgaccacaatgggtttTGAGACCACAATGTTGGGAGGTTATGTTTACATCACTCCAGTCGACGAATATAGCAGCAACATGGTTCACCTCCTGCttcaggtgaccatagatggCAGGAACTACATCGTGGATGCTGGGTTTGGATGCTCCTAccagatgtggcagcctgtggAGCTAATTTCTGGGAAGGATCAGCCCCAGACACCTGGCATCTTCAGCTTGAGAGAAGAGGGTGCAATCTGGTACCTGGACCAAATCAGGAGAGAGCAGTACATTCCAAACCAGGAATTTCTTAATTCTAATCTCCTAGATAAACATAAATACCGAAAAATCTACTCTTTCACACTCAAGCCTCGATCAATTGAAGATTTTGAGTCTGTGAATACATACCTTCAAACATCTCCAACATCTATGTTTACAGGTGTATCTCTTTGTTCCTTGCAGACGCCAGAAGGGGTTTACTGTTTAGTGGGCTTCACCCTCACCTCTCAAAGATTCAATTATAAGGACAATATGGACCTGGTAGAGTTTAAGGACCTAAATGAGAATGAAGTAGAAGAGACATTGAAGAATCTATTTAATATCTCTTTGGAGGGAAAGCTTGCACCCAAACATGGCGACTGGCTTTTTACCATTTag